The nucleotide sequence CTCAAAAGTAACTACAAGAAGATGGTGGAAACCTAATATTCAAAAAGTTAAAGTTTTATTAGAAGATGGAACTGTAAAAAGAATGAATGTATGTACAAGCTGTTTAAAAGCTGGAAAAGTTAAAAGAGCAATATAATTAAAGCGCCGAATGGCGCTTTTTTGTTTAATATGTTATAATATTTTAGAGGTGATAATTTTGAAAATCTTAGGTCCTGTTGTTACTTCTAAATCCATTGGTGAATCATATATTCAATTAAGAGATTTAATACCTATATCTAAAAGATTAGGTTATAACGGAATAGTATTATATGAAAATCATCCAAAATCATGGATAAGTTTTGTTAATCTATGTAATCAATATAAAATTACCCCATATATTCTATTTGAAAAAGATAATAAAATATATTTCCCAAAAAATTCAACAGAATTAAAAAAACTTATAAGAATATATAATGGAGAATCTGAGGATTTACCTTTCTTCGAAAAAAATTTGGTTTTCAAGAAAATAGTATATCCAACAAATCAATTTTCAAAAATTATAAATAATATCGAGGGGGATTATATTAGAAAAAATTATCCTTTAGAATATTATGTTAATGAAAAACTTTTTAATGAGATCATTAATAATACTCCAAATTATAATATCTCTGATTTTTATATTGGAATACCAAAATTAGGCGGTTTTAAAAAATTATATGAAAGTATTTTGCCCATTATTAGCAAATTACCAGATAAATATGTTGAAAGATTAAAAATAGAATTAGATACTATTAGAAAATTAGATGTGTCAGATTATATTTTAACAGTAAAAAAGATTATTGATATAGCTAAACAAACAGGCAGTTTAGTAGGACCTGGAAGAGGATCTGCTGTAGGTTCTTTAATTGTATATTTATTAGGTATAACTTTAATTGATCCAATAAAATATAATTTATATTTTGAGAGATTTTTAAATGAGTCAAGAAAAGAGCTACCTGATATAGATATTGATGTAGAGTCTAGTAAAAGGGATTTAATAATAGAAGAATTAAGTAATAATTTTCAAATTGCCCAAGTTAGAACATATGTAAGAATGAAAAATAAGAGTGTTTTTAAGAAAATAAAAGAAATTCTTAATGTAGACTTTTCTAACGAATTTTCTAAATCAATTCGTTCTCCAGAAAATATGAAATTATATAATAATCCAAAGTACAAAGATTATTACACATTAGCTTTCTATTTGGAAGGTATCGAAATTGCAGAATCAGTTCATGCCGCTGGTATTATTTTAACTGATAAAATTTTAAAAAATGAAATACCTTTAGATTTTAGTAGAAATATTCCAATTACATTATGGGAAATGGATGAATTAAAAAGCATAGGAATTGAAAAATTTGATTTATTATCTTTAGATACATTATCTTTTTTAAGAGAATTTAATTTTCATTACACAAAAGAACATTTTATTAATTTAAACAATAACAAAGCCTATAATATTATTTCACAAGGTTACACTGAAGGAATATTTCAACTTGAATCAAAACTTGCTAAAAAACTTGCTAAAAAATTAAAACCAGATTCTTTTGAAAAATTATATATTTTACTTGCTTTAAACAGGCCGGGACCATTAAACTCAGGGATGTTTGATGAATATATACATGGTACTAGTAAAGATTATCTAAAAAATCTCCTTCCAGAAACAAATGGAGTTATAATTTTTCAAGAACAAGTTATGTATTTAGCACAAAAATTAGGAAATTTATCTCCTTCAGAATCTGATGACTTTAGGAAAGCTATTTCAAAAAAGGAAATAAATAAAATAATTCATTTAAAGAAAAAATTTATTTCAAACGCTTCTAAAATAATAGGAGAAAATGAAGCAAACTTATTATTTGAGAAAATTGAAAATTTCGCACAATACGCTTTTAATAAATCTCATAGTGTTGCTTACGCTCATTTGACTTATTGGATAGCTGAATTAAAAGGAGTATATCCAGAAAAATTTTATTTAGAATATATAAAATATAAAGGAATATCATTTGATTTATTTAATGAAATAAAATCAATGAAAATAAACATAAATTTACCCAATATAATGCTACCAAAGGGAACTTTTAATGATAAATCTATAACTTTACCTTTAAGAGTAATAAAAGGAGTTGGAGAATTTGCTGAAAAAACAATATATGAAGATATACAAAAGTATGGTAAATACTCTAATTTTGAAGACTTTATAATCAGAGCAAAAGAATTTGGAATAACCCGTAATATTATAGAGCAATTAATAAAAGCTGGGGCATTTGATGTATTTGATAAAAACAGAAGAAGACTTATACGAAAAATTTCTGAAATCGAAATGAATGCCAGTGAATCATCAAAAAAGATTTTATCTAATGTTTTTGGCGAAAATATTTCAGATGATAATAAAAAAATAATAACTACAAAAGAAGATATTAAAAATTTTGAAAAAGAGGTTTTTGGATTTATTATTTCTGCTTGATTTTATATATTTTTTATGATATAATTTATATGATAAATATTAATTTAGTTGTTCGAGGGCTTAGCCCTCGAACTCTCTTTTATATCATGGAGGTGAATATTCATGAGAGAAATTAAAGACTTGATAAAAGTAAAAGCTGATGAAATTGCTAAAAAGATGAACTTAGAGGTTTTTGATATTTCATTAAAGAAAGTAAGACGAAAATTAAAATTAGAAATTATAATCGATAAAATTGACGGATTTGTGGG is from Marinitoga litoralis and encodes:
- the rpmB gene encoding 50S ribosomal protein L28 → MARVCEVCGKRPTAGNSVAHSKVTTRRWWKPNIQKVKVLLEDGTVKRMNVCTSCLKAGKVKRAI
- the dnaE gene encoding DNA polymerase III subunit alpha codes for the protein MKILGPVVTSKSIGESYIQLRDLIPISKRLGYNGIVLYENHPKSWISFVNLCNQYKITPYILFEKDNKIYFPKNSTELKKLIRIYNGESEDLPFFEKNLVFKKIVYPTNQFSKIINNIEGDYIRKNYPLEYYVNEKLFNEIINNTPNYNISDFYIGIPKLGGFKKLYESILPIISKLPDKYVERLKIELDTIRKLDVSDYILTVKKIIDIAKQTGSLVGPGRGSAVGSLIVYLLGITLIDPIKYNLYFERFLNESRKELPDIDIDVESSKRDLIIEELSNNFQIAQVRTYVRMKNKSVFKKIKEILNVDFSNEFSKSIRSPENMKLYNNPKYKDYYTLAFYLEGIEIAESVHAAGIILTDKILKNEIPLDFSRNIPITLWEMDELKSIGIEKFDLLSLDTLSFLREFNFHYTKEHFINLNNNKAYNIISQGYTEGIFQLESKLAKKLAKKLKPDSFEKLYILLALNRPGPLNSGMFDEYIHGTSKDYLKNLLPETNGVIIFQEQVMYLAQKLGNLSPSESDDFRKAISKKEINKIIHLKKKFISNASKIIGENEANLLFEKIENFAQYAFNKSHSVAYAHLTYWIAELKGVYPEKFYLEYIKYKGISFDLFNEIKSMKININLPNIMLPKGTFNDKSITLPLRVIKGVGEFAEKTIYEDIQKYGKYSNFEDFIIRAKEFGITRNIIEQLIKAGAFDVFDKNRRRLIRKISEIEMNASESSKKILSNVFGENISDDNKKIITTKEDIKNFEKEVFGFIISA